In Streptomyces sp. NBC_00091, the following proteins share a genomic window:
- the rplD gene encoding 50S ribosomal protein L4, producing MSTIDILSPAGDKAGTVELPAEIFDAKTSVPLIHQVVVAQLAAARQGTHKTKRRGEVRGGGRKPYRQKGTGRARQGSTRAPQFVGGGVVHGPQPRDYSQRTPKKMKAAALRGALSDRARHSRIHVVTGVVEGAASTKAAKTLFGKISERKNLLLVVDRSEEAAWLSARNLPQVHILEPGQLNTYDVIVSDDVVFTQAAFESFVSGPKADETEGSDA from the coding sequence ATGAGCACCATTGACATCCTTTCGCCGGCAGGCGACAAGGCCGGTACCGTCGAGCTCCCCGCGGAGATCTTCGACGCGAAGACCAGCGTTCCGCTGATCCACCAGGTCGTTGTCGCTCAGCTGGCTGCTGCCCGTCAGGGCACGCACAAGACCAAGCGTCGTGGCGAAGTCCGTGGTGGTGGCCGCAAGCCGTACCGCCAGAAGGGCACCGGCCGCGCTCGCCAGGGTTCCACCCGCGCTCCGCAGTTCGTCGGCGGTGGCGTCGTCCACGGCCCGCAGCCGCGTGACTACTCCCAGCGGACCCCGAAGAAGATGAAGGCCGCCGCCCTCCGCGGTGCCCTCTCGGACCGTGCGCGTCACTCCCGCATCCACGTCGTCACCGGCGTGGTCGAGGGTGCCGCCTCCACGAAGGCCGCCAAGACGCTGTTCGGCAAGATCTCGGAGCGCAAGAACCTGCTCCTGGTCGTCGACCGCAGCGAAGAGGCCGCGTGGCTGTCCGCCCGCAACCTGCCCCAGGTTCACATCCTGGAGCCGGGCCAGCTGAACACGTACGACGTGATCGTCTCTGACGACGTGGTCTTCACCCAGGCCGCTTTCGAGTCCTTCGTGTCTGGCCCCAAGGCCGATGAGACCGAAGGGAGCGACGCCTGA
- the rplW gene encoding 50S ribosomal protein L23 translates to MSEATVTSKTFTDPRDLLIKPVVSEKSYALLDENKYTFIVAPGSNKTQIKQAVEAVFGVKVTGVNTINRQGKRKRTKTGFGKRADTKRAIVTLAEGDRIDIFGGQAS, encoded by the coding sequence ATGTCTGAGGCGACCGTTACCAGCAAGACCTTCACTGACCCGCGCGACCTGCTGATCAAGCCGGTTGTCTCGGAGAAGAGCTACGCGCTGCTGGACGAGAACAAGTACACGTTCATCGTCGCGCCCGGCTCCAACAAGACCCAGATCAAGCAGGCCGTCGAGGCGGTCTTCGGGGTCAAGGTCACCGGGGTCAACACGATCAACCGTCAGGGTAAGCGCAAGCGCACCAAGACCGGTTTCGGCAAGCGCGCTGACACCAAGCGCGCCATCGTGACCCTCGCTGAGGGCGACCGAATCGACATCTTCGGCGGCCAGGCCTCCTAA
- the rplC gene encoding 50S ribosomal protein L3: MAKQIKGVLGEKLGMTQVWDENNRVVPVTVVKAGPCVVTQVRTNDIDGYESVQIAFGEIDPRKVNKPLKGHFAKADVTPRRHLVELRTSDASEYTLGQEITAEVFESGVKVDVTGNSKGKGFAGVMKRHNFRGLGAGHGVQRKHRSPGSIGGCATPGRVFKGMRMAGRMGNERVTTQNLTIHAVDAEKGLLLIKGAVPGPNGGLVLVRTAAKGA, encoded by the coding sequence AGGTCTGGGACGAGAACAACCGTGTCGTCCCGGTCACCGTGGTCAAGGCCGGACCCTGCGTCGTTACCCAGGTCCGTACGAACGACATCGACGGCTACGAGTCGGTCCAGATCGCCTTCGGCGAGATCGACCCGCGCAAGGTGAACAAGCCCCTCAAGGGCCACTTCGCCAAGGCCGACGTCACCCCCCGCCGCCACCTGGTGGAGCTCCGCACCTCCGACGCCAGCGAGTACACGCTCGGCCAGGAGATCACTGCTGAGGTGTTCGAGTCCGGCGTCAAGGTTGACGTCACGGGCAACAGCAAGGGCAAGGGCTTCGCCGGTGTCATGAAGCGGCACAACTTCCGGGGCCTCGGCGCCGGTCACGGTGTGCAGCGCAAGCACCGCTCCCCCGGTTCGATCGGTGGCTGCGCCACCCCTGGGCGTGTCTTCAAGGGCATGCGCATGGCCGGTCGTATGGGTAACGAGCGCGTCACCACCCAGAACCTGACCATCCACGCGGTTGACGCGGAGAAGGGTCTGCTCCTTATCAAGGGTGCGGTCCCCGGTCCGAACGGCGGCCTCGTCCTGGTCCGTACCGCGGCCAAGGGGGCTTGA
- the rplV gene encoding 50S ribosomal protein L22 encodes MEARAQARYIRVTPMKARRVVDLIRGMDATEAQAVLRFAPQAASVPVGKVLDSAIANAAHNYNHPDASTLVISEAYVDEGPTLKRFRPRAQGRAYRIRKRTSHITVVVSSKEGSR; translated from the coding sequence ATGGAAGCCAGGGCCCAGGCGCGGTACATCCGCGTCACGCCCATGAAGGCCCGCCGAGTGGTGGACCTTATCCGTGGCATGGATGCCACGGAGGCTCAGGCGGTCCTGCGTTTCGCCCCGCAGGCCGCGAGCGTGCCGGTCGGCAAGGTGCTGGACAGCGCCATTGCCAACGCCGCACACAACTACAACCACCCGGACGCCTCCACGCTGGTCATCAGCGAGGCGTACGTGGACGAGGGCCCGACCCTGAAGCGGTTCCGTCCGCGTGCCCAGGGCCGTGCCTACCGGATCCGCAAGCGGACCAGCCACATCACCGTGGTCGTCAGCAGCAAGGAAGGTTCCCGGTAA
- the rpsS gene encoding 30S ribosomal protein S19, whose translation MPRSLKKGPFVDDHLVKKVDVQNEAGTKNVIKTWSRRSMIIPSMLGHTIAVHNGKTHVPVFVTESMVGHKLGEFSPTRTFRGHVKDDRKSKRR comes from the coding sequence ATGCCGCGCAGTCTCAAGAAGGGGCCCTTCGTCGACGACCACCTCGTAAAGAAGGTGGATGTCCAGAACGAAGCCGGCACCAAGAACGTCATCAAGACCTGGTCCCGTCGCTCGATGATCATCCCCAGCATGCTGGGTCACACCATCGCGGTGCACAACGGCAAGACCCACGTCCCGGTGTTCGTCACCGAGTCGATGGTCGGCCACAAGCTCGGCGAGTTCTCGCCGACTCGCACCTTCCGCGGCCACGTCAAGGACGACCGGAAGTCGAAGCGCCGCTAA
- the rplB gene encoding 50S ribosomal protein L2, whose amino-acid sequence MGIRKYKPTTPGRRGSSVADFVEITRSTPEKSLVRPLHSKGGRNNTGRITVRHQGGGHKRAYRVIDFRRHDKDGVPAKVAHIEYDPNRTARIALLHYADGEKRYIIAPKALKQGDRIENGPTADIKPGNNLALRNIPVGTTIHAIELRPGGGAKFARSAGASVQLLAKEGTMAHLRMPSGEIRLVDARCRATVGEVGNAEQSNINWGKAGRMRWKGVRPSVRGVAMNPVDHPHGGGEGKTSGGRHPVSPWGQKEGRTRSPKKASSKYIVRRRKTNKKR is encoded by the coding sequence ATGGGTATCCGCAAGTACAAGCCGACGACCCCGGGCCGTCGTGGCTCCAGCGTCGCCGACTTTGTCGAGATCACGCGGTCCACGCCGGAGAAGTCGCTGGTTCGCCCCCTGCACAGCAAGGGCGGCCGTAACAACACCGGTCGGATCACCGTTCGCCACCAGGGTGGTGGACACAAGCGCGCCTACCGCGTGATCGACTTCCGTCGTCACGACAAGGACGGCGTGCCGGCCAAGGTCGCGCACATCGAGTACGACCCCAACCGCACCGCGCGCATCGCGCTCCTGCACTACGCGGACGGCGAGAAGCGCTACATCATCGCGCCGAAGGCTCTGAAGCAGGGCGACCGGATTGAGAACGGCCCCACGGCCGACATCAAGCCCGGTAACAACCTGGCGCTCCGCAACATCCCGGTCGGTACCACGATCCACGCGATCGAGCTCCGTCCCGGTGGCGGCGCGAAGTTCGCCCGCTCGGCCGGTGCCTCCGTGCAGCTGCTGGCGAAGGAGGGCACGATGGCCCACCTTCGTATGCCGTCCGGTGAGATCCGTCTCGTCGACGCGCGCTGCCGCGCCACGGTCGGCGAGGTCGGCAACGCCGAGCAGTCGAACATCAACTGGGGCAAGGCCGGCCGTATGCGCTGGAAGGGCGTTCGCCCGTCCGTCCGCGGTGTCGCGATGAACCCGGTTGACCACCCGCACGGTGGTGGTGAGGGCAAGACCAGTGGTGGTCGCCACCCGGTCTCCCCGTGGGGTCAGAAGGAGGGTCGTACTCGCTCGCCGAAGAAGGCTTCGAGCAAGTACATCGTCCGCCGCCGCAAGACGAACAAGAAGCGCTAG